CACTAAAACAATATCCTAATTCTAAAAAAGTAGATTTAGACGATAAAGTATTAATGCCAGGTTTCATTGAGCAACATTTGCACCCATTCCTTGCAGCATTGACGCTTAATATGCCTGTGCTTGCCCCTGAGGAATGGAAGTTACCGACCAAGACATGGCCTGCCGTTACTAACCATGACGATTATATCGCTGCTTTAACTGCGCAAGAAAAAGCAATGAAAGATCCTAATGAAGTGTTATGGACATGGGGATTTAATAACTTTTTCCACGGTGAATTATCTCGTCAAGAATTAGATAAAATTTCGGATACTCGACCAATTGGTGTTTGGCACCGTTCAGCCCATGAGTTCTATGTTAACTCTGCATTTATTAAAAAGTTTGGTTTAAACCAAGCTGATATTGATAACTTAGGAACTGAAGTGGCAAATCAGGCCGATCTTGAACAAGGTCACTTCTATGAAGGCGGTGCACTGATTTACTTATTACCTCGTATCGCACCTGAACTCGCTAATGAGGAACGTTTCGCAGCAGGTTTAAAGCAAATGGTTACCATGTTGCATCAAAAAGGTGTTACGGCTTATAACGAACCAGGTGCATTTATTCCTGAGAATATGATCCAACTTTACTTGGATGTTTTAGGTAATGAGTCAACGCCAATGTATTCATACTTCACACCTGAAAGTAAAACGCCATTTTTTGCTAAGGGGAAAGAAGGGGTACTGAAAGAAGTTGAGCGTATTACAACCACGCTGCCTGAAGACGGTAAAGTGCGTTACTTTGATAAGCAAATTAAATTGCTCTTCGATGGTGCGATTATTTCTCAGCTAATGAAGATGAAAGACGGTTATACCGATGGTCACCATGGTGAGTGGATCCAAACGCCTGAAGATGTTGAGACTATCACTAAGATCTTTTGGGACAACGATTACCAAGTGCTTGTACACGTTAATGGTGATTTAGGTGTTGAGAAACTGATAAAGATTTTGGAAAAGCGTCAAGCTGAAAATCCGCGAAAGGATCACAGGTTCACTATTATTCACTTTGCTAATTCAACCGATGAGCAAGTGGCTAAGCTAAAGAAGTTAGGTGCGATAATCAGTGTTAACCCATATTACGTAACAGGCTTTAGTGAAAAGTTTGGTGAAGTTGGGTTAGGTAAAGAGCGTGCACATGCCATGGTTCGTTTAGGCACCATTGAGAAAAAGGGGATCCCTGTTTCTCTTCACTCTGACGCACCAATGGCACCGTCTGATCCTCTATTGTTAGCATGGAGTGCGGCAACGCGTATTACCAATGAAGGAACCGTTGTTCGTCCTGATTTGGCCTTGTCGCGTGATGCAGCATTACGTGGTATCACCATTGAAGCTGCCTACTCTTGGGGCCAAGAAGACCGTTTAGGTAGTATCAAAACCTGTAAAGTGGCTAACTTTACTATCTTAGAACAAGACCCATATAAAGTGGACGTGAAGAAACTCAAAGATATTCCAATTTACGGTACGGTTTTCGAAGGTAAAGTGTTCCCAATTGATAAGTAATCTTGGTTAGCGTTAGATAATAAAAAACGCCTATACAGCTTGAGACTGAATAGGCGTTTTTTCTATTTTAGTGATCAAGAACTTAGTCTTTAACCCATTGATCGTTTACTTTTTTCAGTGAAACCTCTTCAGAGATCGTATCAACAACTTGACCAGCTTTGAAATCACCATATTTTGCGCCATAAGCAACAACCATCACTTCTGCAGATAAGTTGTTCTTTAAGCTATTTAATGCTGAGCCTAAATCGTCTTTAGTTTGTGTTGCTGCATTGTTCTCTTGTGCAGGCTGCTCAGCAACTTTGCGCATTGATGCTTTGAATTCATCAAGGCTCTTGGTTGCTACAAGATCGTAAGTTACTTTAGCTTTGTAATCTGTTTTGGTATCAAGTAGAACTTTATCAATCTTTAAGTTCTTAACTTCAAACGGTGTTGTGTCAGCAGTAATACCAAGATTTGGCTGTTCGTATTGGCTTGCTTGAACAACATTGCTGATTGTTGATTCGTCTACTTTATCGCTACATCCAGCAAGAAGTAAGGATGATGCAATGGCTGCCGCTAAAACAAACTTTTTCATTTATAACGCTCTTTAAACGATGATATATGCCATATTTTATACTCCTTGTGTCACAAAGGGGCAAGTATGCACTTGTAAATCTTTCCTAATGCTAACAATTGAATAATGACTGGATACGTCTTTTAACATATTTATATGATTTAATTTTTTATTTTGTAATAAACAAGCAAAATATAGGTGTTCTGAAGAGATAAAAGGGAGTGTTAAGAATAGCTTAGTTTTTAAATGCGGTGATTCTAGTTGCTCTTTATTAATAACGATTCTCTTAATCAAGAATCCGAACATTGATGCATTATTTACACTTATATTGGGTGAATGGAGTTGTGTGGGAGTATAGGATTTATAACTCGATATGTTATTGTAGTTA
The genomic region above belongs to Photobacterium leiognathi and contains:
- a CDS encoding amidohydrolase; the encoded protein is MKYSKLTSSLMLLLASASTAVYAAPEVKSKTTIFYGGPVITMENTQPSAEAVVTSEYGKIVYVGSEKEALKQYPNSKKVDLDDKVLMPGFIEQHLHPFLAALTLNMPVLAPEEWKLPTKTWPAVTNHDDYIAALTAQEKAMKDPNEVLWTWGFNNFFHGELSRQELDKISDTRPIGVWHRSAHEFYVNSAFIKKFGLNQADIDNLGTEVANQADLEQGHFYEGGALIYLLPRIAPELANEERFAAGLKQMVTMLHQKGVTAYNEPGAFIPENMIQLYLDVLGNESTPMYSYFTPESKTPFFAKGKEGVLKEVERITTTLPEDGKVRYFDKQIKLLFDGAIISQLMKMKDGYTDGHHGEWIQTPEDVETITKIFWDNDYQVLVHVNGDLGVEKLIKILEKRQAENPRKDHRFTIIHFANSTDEQVAKLKKLGAIISVNPYYVTGFSEKFGEVGLGKERAHAMVRLGTIEKKGIPVSLHSDAPMAPSDPLLLAWSAATRITNEGTVVRPDLALSRDAALRGITIEAAYSWGQEDRLGSIKTCKVANFTILEQDPYKVDVKKLKDIPIYGTVFEGKVFPIDK